Proteins encoded in a region of the Neodiprion virginianus isolate iyNeoVirg1 chromosome 2, iyNeoVirg1.1, whole genome shotgun sequence genome:
- the LOC124298252 gene encoding intraflagellar transport protein 122 homolog isoform X1 translates to MRSHPTWVDKVQDKTDQCIYDLCFNPDGTQLIVAAGSQVLVYETNDGALVQPLKGHKDVVYCVCYARDGKKFASGSADKSVIIWTSKLEGILKYSHSEAVQAMQFNPVSHQLLSCALSDIAFWSTEQKAVQKLKSGGRVNCCAWTKDGQYLAIGLALGYVSIRNKNGEEKTRIDRAGGTPIWSLSWSPLKDDSVDVLCVADWGGGLSFYTLAGKTVSRDRSLNFIPLNVAYFPDGQYILVAGSNKRCLLMTHDGIQLASIGDTFSSWVWSCAVHPGSSHVAIGCQDGTITYSQLSWNTVHGLYGDRYAYRENMTDVIIQHLVTNQKVRIKCKDLVCRIAVYRDRLAVQLPERVIIYEPSGNSEGMHYRIRDKLPQSLNCNLLVVTTNHLVLCLDKRLQSLTFTGIIEREWILDGVITYIKVAGGPSGQECIIAGLKTGYVSKIYLDNPFPAQLAKVEGAIHCLDISPLKEKLAVVSDTGLLTVFDLNTEEILREIQDVTSVAFNSVFEDMMCYSGNDYLAVKVADFNEYKQKFSGFVVGHNGSKLYCLNGAAILTVEVPMSSSMYQYLERGMFKEAFAIACLGVAEGDWLALGTAALDHLELNVAYAAFSRIKKLRYIDIVSEVEEKLNSGEWGREACMATAAAAMGKLREAARLYQKAGLQQYALNMYSDLRMFDIAQEFITSGNTQDRTILLRRRAEWAKSLGEPRAAAEMFLTAGDVQRAINIIAEYGWIDMLIKVGRQLDKAERDSLSMIAKKLRQLGATHGAAEIFSRLGDDPDVADVLIDAQAWPEAFELAERNPKLKSRVYGPYARWLAETGRFSEAQEAFQMAGQPEESISVLTLLAKNAVAEKRFRDASYFYWILSQLSLDLSKRTDEIMATFQIYYDKADIYYAYNEVYKYLEEPFTSLMPEALFNISRFLLMKTQDIQVEGVSQFTITYTLIKQARILGAHKLVTQLFERLRGMKIPASLLSQVEVSTLAARAYPYSDPEELLPLCYRCSTFNSLLPSNNIFGNKCVQCGLKFQHSFVMFEILPIVEFELEEGITDEEAKRLIEEPRPLSDSSSISDNQLTIPTPVGDLFTARLIRYEDKTGESRITVGRGVLASIEPSSVLIAHWPKPFKTRYFRNLLPDLQITLCKSCLKLFHSDDYELAILRHGHCPFCRSSQLSRAEQITRHAT, encoded by the exons ATGAGATCTCATCCTACATGGGTTGATAAAGTTCAAGATAAAACAGACCAATG catcTATGATCTCTGCTTCAACCCAGATGGAACCCAATTAATAGTCGCTGCTGGCAGTCAAGTCCTTGTCTACGAAACCAATGATGGTGCGCTTGTACAACCACTCAAAG GACACAAAGATGTCGTCTATTGCGTTTGCTACGCGAGAGATGGAAAGAAGTTTGCATCTGGTAGTGCAGACAAAAGCGTTATTATATGGACTTCCAAGCTCGAAGGAATATTGAAATACTC CCATAGTGAAGCTGTTCAAGCGATGCAATTTAATCCTGTCTCGCACCAGCTGCTCAGTTGTGCACTTTCCGACATCGCATTTTGGTCCACTGAACAGAAGGCTGTGCAGAAGCTGAAGTCTGGAGGAAGAGTAAATTGCTGTGCTTGGACAAAGGATGGACAGTACTTGGCCATTGGACTTGCGCTGGGATATGTTTCTATCAGAAATAAG AACGGAGAAGAAAAGACTCGAATTGATCGTGCAGGGGGAACGCCAATCTGGAGTTTGTCTTGGAGCCCATTGAA AGACGATTCTGTGGACGTGTTATGCGTCGCTGATTGGGGCGGCGGTCTTTCCTTCTACACTCTGGCTGGAAAAACAGTGAGCAGGGACAGGTCGCTGAATTTCATTCCACTGAATGTAGCCTACTTTCCTGACGGACAATACATTCTTGTAGCTGGCAGCAATAAACGCTGTTTATTAATGACCCATGACGGCATTCAGCTGGCTTCGATTGGTGATACTTTTTCATCCTGGGTATGGAGTTGCGCTGTTCATCCAGGATCCTCACACGTC GCCATTGGTTGTCAAGATGGAACAATAACATATTCTCAATTGTCCTGGAATACTGTTCACGGCTTGTACGGAGACCGATATGCATATCGAGAAAATATGACTGATGTTATAATCCAGCACCTGGTTACAAATCAAAAAGTTCGAATTAAGTGCAAAGATTTG GTCTGTAGAATTGCAGTTTATCGAGATAGACTCGCTGTGCAATTACCTGAACGAGTGATCATATATGAACCTTCGGGAAACAGCGAAGGAATGCACTATCGCATCAGGGACAAACTTCCTCAGTCCTTGAATTGCAATTTGTTAGTTGTAACCACAAACCATTTGGTACTGTGCCTAGACAAACGACTACAGAGCCTAACTTTTACTGGTATTATTGAAAGAGAGTGGATTCTCGATGGCGTTATTACCTACATAAAAGTCGCCGGTGGTCCATCAGGTCAAGAATGCATCATTGCAG gATTGAAAACCGGATACGTTTCAAAGATATATCTCGACAATCCGTTTCCAGCTCAGCTGGCAAAAGTTGAAGGTGCTATACACTGTCTAGATATTAGCCCACTCAAAGAAAAGTTAGCCGTAGTAAGCGACACGGGTTTGCTTACGGTGTTTGATCTAAATACAGAAGAAATATTACGAGAAATCCAAGATGTTACAAGCGTTGCATTCAATTCCGTGTTTGAGGATATGATGTGCTACTCAGGGAACGATTACTTGGCTGTAAAAGTCGCTGATTTTAACgaatacaaacaaaaattttctggcTTTGTTGTCGGGCATAATGGGTCCAAGTTGTACTGTTTAAACGGAGCGGCGATACTGACGGTAGAG GTACCAATGTCATCATCTATGTATCAGTACCTAGAAAGAGGAATGTTTAAAGAAGCTTTTGCAATAGCTTGTTTAGGCGTAGCTGAAGGCGATTGGCTCGCTTTGGGGACTGCTGCTCTGGATCACTTAGAATTGAATGTAGCATACGCAGCGTTTTcgcgtattaaaaaattacgttaTATCGATATCGTTTCTGAAgttgaggaaaaattgaattctggGGAATGGGGTCGAGAAGCTTGCATGGCTACTGCGGCCGCGGCAATGGGAAAACTTCGAGAAGCTGCAAGACTGTATCAGAAAGCTGGACTTCAACAATACGCTCTTAATATGTATTCAGATTTGAGAATGTTTGATATAGCTCAAGAATTTATCACCAGTGGTAACACTCAG GACCGAACAATTTTACTGAGGCGAAGAGCTGAGTGGGCAAAAAGTTTGGGAGAACCTCGAGCAGCTGCAGAAATGTTCCTCACTGCTGGAGATGTTCAACGAGCCATTAATATCATTGCTGAATATGGTTGGATTGACAT GCTCATCAAAGTTGGAAGACAACTGGATAAGGCCGAGAGAGACAGTTTGTCTATGATAGCTAAAAAACTGAGGCAGTTAGGCGCCACGCATGGTGCTGCTGAAATATTCAGTCGATTAGGAGATGATCCTGACGTTGCTGATGTTTTGATAGACGCACAAGCATGGCCTGAGGCGTTCGAACTGGCGGAAAGAAATCCAAAACTAAAATCTCGCGTTTATGGACCATATGCAAGATGGTTAGCTGAAACTGGTCGTTTTTCTGAAGCTCAAGAAG CATTTCAAATGGCTGGTCAACCTGAGGAATCGATATCTGTTCTCACACTGTTAGCCAAAAATGCAGTGGCTGAAAAAAGATTCCGCGATGCTTCGTACTTCTATTGGATCCTTTCACAACTCAGCCTCGATTTGAGCAAGCGTACCGACGAAATAATGGcaacttttcaaatatattatgATAAAGCTGATATTTACTACGCATATAACGAAGTTTACAAATATTTG GAAGAACCTTTCACCTCATTGATGCCGGAGGCTTTGTTCAATATATCTCGATTTTTGCTAATGAAAACTCAAGATATACAAGTCGAAGGAGTATCACAGTTCACCATAACTTACACACTGATTAAGCAAGCGCGTATTCTCGGTGCCCATAAATTGGTAACACAGCTCTTTGAGCGATTACGGGGTATGAAAATTCCTGCAAGTCTATTATCGCAAGTGGAGGTCTCAACTTTGGCAGCTAGGGCTTATCCTTACAGCGATCCTGAAGAACTCCTACCTCTTTGCTACCGCTGTTCTACCTTCAATTCACTTCTACCTTCCAACAacatttttggaaataaatGTGTTCAGTGCGGACTTAAATTTCAGCATTCATTCGTCATGTTTG AAATATTACCTATAGTTGAATTTGAGTTGGAAGAAGGAATCACTGACGAAGAAGCCAAAAGATTAATCGAAGAGCCAAGACCTCTCTCTGATAGTTCTTCGATCAGTGATAATCAACTCACCATACCTACGCCCGTTGGCGACCTGTTTACAGCTCGCTTGATACGATACGAG GATAAGACAGGCGAATCAAGAATTACCGTTGGTCGAGGTGTTTTAGCAAGTATAGAACCGTCCAGCGTACTAATTGCACACTGGCCAAAACCCTTCAAGACTAGATACTTCAGAAATCTTTTGCCGGATCTTCAAATAACTTTGTGCAAATCATGTTTAAAG TTATTCCATTCAGATGACTACGAATTGGCAATATTGCGTCATGGCCACTGTCCGTTCTGTAGAAGTTCACAGTTATCTAGAGCAGAACAAATTACAAGACACGCAACGTGA
- the LOC124298252 gene encoding intraflagellar transport protein 122 homolog isoform X2, with translation MQFNPVSHQLLSCALSDIAFWSTEQKAVQKLKSGGRVNCCAWTKDGQYLAIGLALGYVSIRNKNGEEKTRIDRAGGTPIWSLSWSPLKDDSVDVLCVADWGGGLSFYTLAGKTVSRDRSLNFIPLNVAYFPDGQYILVAGSNKRCLLMTHDGIQLASIGDTFSSWVWSCAVHPGSSHVAIGCQDGTITYSQLSWNTVHGLYGDRYAYRENMTDVIIQHLVTNQKVRIKCKDLVCRIAVYRDRLAVQLPERVIIYEPSGNSEGMHYRIRDKLPQSLNCNLLVVTTNHLVLCLDKRLQSLTFTGIIEREWILDGVITYIKVAGGPSGQECIIAGLKTGYVSKIYLDNPFPAQLAKVEGAIHCLDISPLKEKLAVVSDTGLLTVFDLNTEEILREIQDVTSVAFNSVFEDMMCYSGNDYLAVKVADFNEYKQKFSGFVVGHNGSKLYCLNGAAILTVEVPMSSSMYQYLERGMFKEAFAIACLGVAEGDWLALGTAALDHLELNVAYAAFSRIKKLRYIDIVSEVEEKLNSGEWGREACMATAAAAMGKLREAARLYQKAGLQQYALNMYSDLRMFDIAQEFITSGNTQDRTILLRRRAEWAKSLGEPRAAAEMFLTAGDVQRAINIIAEYGWIDMLIKVGRQLDKAERDSLSMIAKKLRQLGATHGAAEIFSRLGDDPDVADVLIDAQAWPEAFELAERNPKLKSRVYGPYARWLAETGRFSEAQEAFQMAGQPEESISVLTLLAKNAVAEKRFRDASYFYWILSQLSLDLSKRTDEIMATFQIYYDKADIYYAYNEVYKYLEEPFTSLMPEALFNISRFLLMKTQDIQVEGVSQFTITYTLIKQARILGAHKLVTQLFERLRGMKIPASLLSQVEVSTLAARAYPYSDPEELLPLCYRCSTFNSLLPSNNIFGNKCVQCGLKFQHSFVMFEILPIVEFELEEGITDEEAKRLIEEPRPLSDSSSISDNQLTIPTPVGDLFTARLIRYEDKTGESRITVGRGVLASIEPSSVLIAHWPKPFKTRYFRNLLPDLQITLCKSCLKLFHSDDYELAILRHGHCPFCRSSQLSRAEQITRHAT, from the exons ATGCAATTTAATCCTGTCTCGCACCAGCTGCTCAGTTGTGCACTTTCCGACATCGCATTTTGGTCCACTGAACAGAAGGCTGTGCAGAAGCTGAAGTCTGGAGGAAGAGTAAATTGCTGTGCTTGGACAAAGGATGGACAGTACTTGGCCATTGGACTTGCGCTGGGATATGTTTCTATCAGAAATAAG AACGGAGAAGAAAAGACTCGAATTGATCGTGCAGGGGGAACGCCAATCTGGAGTTTGTCTTGGAGCCCATTGAA AGACGATTCTGTGGACGTGTTATGCGTCGCTGATTGGGGCGGCGGTCTTTCCTTCTACACTCTGGCTGGAAAAACAGTGAGCAGGGACAGGTCGCTGAATTTCATTCCACTGAATGTAGCCTACTTTCCTGACGGACAATACATTCTTGTAGCTGGCAGCAATAAACGCTGTTTATTAATGACCCATGACGGCATTCAGCTGGCTTCGATTGGTGATACTTTTTCATCCTGGGTATGGAGTTGCGCTGTTCATCCAGGATCCTCACACGTC GCCATTGGTTGTCAAGATGGAACAATAACATATTCTCAATTGTCCTGGAATACTGTTCACGGCTTGTACGGAGACCGATATGCATATCGAGAAAATATGACTGATGTTATAATCCAGCACCTGGTTACAAATCAAAAAGTTCGAATTAAGTGCAAAGATTTG GTCTGTAGAATTGCAGTTTATCGAGATAGACTCGCTGTGCAATTACCTGAACGAGTGATCATATATGAACCTTCGGGAAACAGCGAAGGAATGCACTATCGCATCAGGGACAAACTTCCTCAGTCCTTGAATTGCAATTTGTTAGTTGTAACCACAAACCATTTGGTACTGTGCCTAGACAAACGACTACAGAGCCTAACTTTTACTGGTATTATTGAAAGAGAGTGGATTCTCGATGGCGTTATTACCTACATAAAAGTCGCCGGTGGTCCATCAGGTCAAGAATGCATCATTGCAG gATTGAAAACCGGATACGTTTCAAAGATATATCTCGACAATCCGTTTCCAGCTCAGCTGGCAAAAGTTGAAGGTGCTATACACTGTCTAGATATTAGCCCACTCAAAGAAAAGTTAGCCGTAGTAAGCGACACGGGTTTGCTTACGGTGTTTGATCTAAATACAGAAGAAATATTACGAGAAATCCAAGATGTTACAAGCGTTGCATTCAATTCCGTGTTTGAGGATATGATGTGCTACTCAGGGAACGATTACTTGGCTGTAAAAGTCGCTGATTTTAACgaatacaaacaaaaattttctggcTTTGTTGTCGGGCATAATGGGTCCAAGTTGTACTGTTTAAACGGAGCGGCGATACTGACGGTAGAG GTACCAATGTCATCATCTATGTATCAGTACCTAGAAAGAGGAATGTTTAAAGAAGCTTTTGCAATAGCTTGTTTAGGCGTAGCTGAAGGCGATTGGCTCGCTTTGGGGACTGCTGCTCTGGATCACTTAGAATTGAATGTAGCATACGCAGCGTTTTcgcgtattaaaaaattacgttaTATCGATATCGTTTCTGAAgttgaggaaaaattgaattctggGGAATGGGGTCGAGAAGCTTGCATGGCTACTGCGGCCGCGGCAATGGGAAAACTTCGAGAAGCTGCAAGACTGTATCAGAAAGCTGGACTTCAACAATACGCTCTTAATATGTATTCAGATTTGAGAATGTTTGATATAGCTCAAGAATTTATCACCAGTGGTAACACTCAG GACCGAACAATTTTACTGAGGCGAAGAGCTGAGTGGGCAAAAAGTTTGGGAGAACCTCGAGCAGCTGCAGAAATGTTCCTCACTGCTGGAGATGTTCAACGAGCCATTAATATCATTGCTGAATATGGTTGGATTGACAT GCTCATCAAAGTTGGAAGACAACTGGATAAGGCCGAGAGAGACAGTTTGTCTATGATAGCTAAAAAACTGAGGCAGTTAGGCGCCACGCATGGTGCTGCTGAAATATTCAGTCGATTAGGAGATGATCCTGACGTTGCTGATGTTTTGATAGACGCACAAGCATGGCCTGAGGCGTTCGAACTGGCGGAAAGAAATCCAAAACTAAAATCTCGCGTTTATGGACCATATGCAAGATGGTTAGCTGAAACTGGTCGTTTTTCTGAAGCTCAAGAAG CATTTCAAATGGCTGGTCAACCTGAGGAATCGATATCTGTTCTCACACTGTTAGCCAAAAATGCAGTGGCTGAAAAAAGATTCCGCGATGCTTCGTACTTCTATTGGATCCTTTCACAACTCAGCCTCGATTTGAGCAAGCGTACCGACGAAATAATGGcaacttttcaaatatattatgATAAAGCTGATATTTACTACGCATATAACGAAGTTTACAAATATTTG GAAGAACCTTTCACCTCATTGATGCCGGAGGCTTTGTTCAATATATCTCGATTTTTGCTAATGAAAACTCAAGATATACAAGTCGAAGGAGTATCACAGTTCACCATAACTTACACACTGATTAAGCAAGCGCGTATTCTCGGTGCCCATAAATTGGTAACACAGCTCTTTGAGCGATTACGGGGTATGAAAATTCCTGCAAGTCTATTATCGCAAGTGGAGGTCTCAACTTTGGCAGCTAGGGCTTATCCTTACAGCGATCCTGAAGAACTCCTACCTCTTTGCTACCGCTGTTCTACCTTCAATTCACTTCTACCTTCCAACAacatttttggaaataaatGTGTTCAGTGCGGACTTAAATTTCAGCATTCATTCGTCATGTTTG AAATATTACCTATAGTTGAATTTGAGTTGGAAGAAGGAATCACTGACGAAGAAGCCAAAAGATTAATCGAAGAGCCAAGACCTCTCTCTGATAGTTCTTCGATCAGTGATAATCAACTCACCATACCTACGCCCGTTGGCGACCTGTTTACAGCTCGCTTGATACGATACGAG GATAAGACAGGCGAATCAAGAATTACCGTTGGTCGAGGTGTTTTAGCAAGTATAGAACCGTCCAGCGTACTAATTGCACACTGGCCAAAACCCTTCAAGACTAGATACTTCAGAAATCTTTTGCCGGATCTTCAAATAACTTTGTGCAAATCATGTTTAAAG TTATTCCATTCAGATGACTACGAATTGGCAATATTGCGTCATGGCCACTGTCCGTTCTGTAGAAGTTCACAGTTATCTAGAGCAGAACAAATTACAAGACACGCAACGTGA